The genomic window TAGAGCGCGCTCATTTCTTCAGGTCCGGACGCCGTGTCCGGGTGAGCCTCCGCGCCTGGTCATTCGCCCACTGGTCAATCTTCTTGTGGTTCCCTTCCCTGAGGACGGGCGGAACGGTCTGTTCCATCCAGGTTTCCGGCCTTGTGTAGCAAGGAAATCCCAGTCCCTCCTGTTCTGCGCTGAACGAATCGCTTCCGGCGGAATTGATGTCGCCCAGAACTCCGGGTTGAAGCCTGGCCACGCCGTCAATGAAGGCCATGGCGGGGATCTCGCCTCCGGAGAGGACGTAGTCGCCGAGGGAAAGCTCGTCGCAAACCGCGATGTCGCGCAGGCGTTGGTCGAGCTCCTTGTAATGTCCGCAAAGCAGGATCACACGAGGCAAACCAGCATAATACTCCAGGTCTGGCTGCTCCAGTTTCCTGCCCTGGGGCGTGAAATACACCACCGGGGCCCAGGATTCATCAAGCAATTCTTTCAGGGATTCATACACAGGCTGGGCCTGGATCACCATGCCGGGAAACCCGCCAAAGGCGTAGTCGTCGACCTGGTTGTGCTTGTTGCCGGCATAATTCCGGAAATCCGTTATCCGGACCTCCAAGGCCTTACGCGCGATCGCCCGCGCCACCATGCTGCTTTTCAGAAACCCGGCAAAAGCGCCGGGAAACAGGCTGAGGACCTCGATCTTCATCATGAATCCCCAAAGAGCAGGCTGGCCGCGTTGACGAGCACCACCACTCCCGGGTCGTGAACGATATCGGCCACGAAGTAATCCACCCAGGGGATCAGGATCTCTTTTCCGCCTTGGGCTTCCACCACCAGAACGTATTGCGCGTTGTTGTGGAAATAGTCCGTGACCTTCCCCACTTCGCGGTTTTGAAAAACCACCGTGTAGCCGATGACCGGCTCCGGGTCCTCACCGCCTGCGTTGGGGTTTTCAATGGCCAGGATCACTTCGCGGTGCTTCTTACGTTCTTCGGCGATGCCGTCCTCGGCGAATTTCACCCTGATCTTACGATCGGATATATCTCTTTCACTGATAGTTACGTAAAACACTCTATCGCTGTTAAAGATCAAAAAAACATCTTCGGCCGCGGCAAAAACAGAACGATACCGTGGCTTGACCAGAACCTGATAAAAACCTTCGCCGTCGGGTCCGCCTAACCTGCCGATGCCGGTCAGATCAGAAAATTTCATCTACTCGATGATTTCGAGTTCGGCCCTTTTCCCTTGTTTCGTGCTCACCGCGTTGATGATGGTACGGATCGCCCCGGCTGTGCGGCCACGTTTGCCGATCACCTTGCCGATGTCGCTTTTGGCGACCCGTAGTTCATACAGCGTGATCTTGTCGCCGGCTATCTCGGTGATGTTAACCTCACTGGGATCGTCAACAAGCGCTTTCACCATGAATTCGATCAGGTCCTTCATTGTTCACCTCTTCAGCTGTTGTCTGCGTTGGGTTCTGGGCGGACTGCTTCCGCTTCGGCTCTTTTCTCTATTTTCTGCTCGTGCCGGAGCTGCAAGATACCGGCCTTGCGCAACAGCGACCTCACTGTGTCGCTGGGTTGCGCGCCTACACCGAGCCAATACAGGGCGCGATCTTTTTCTATTTGAATTTTCGAAGGAGTGGGCTTGGGATCATACCAACCTATGCACTCAATGTATTCCCCGTCGCGGCTCTTGCGTGAATCCATCGCCACGATGCGGTAAAAAGGCTGGTTGTTCGCTCCCATCCTTCTCAGTCTCAGCTTGACCATTATTTCTCCTTGGCTATTTTCCAGTAGATTTATCTATAATAAGCCAATGTTTTTGTGAGTCCCGTTTTCGTCAAGCTATTTCTTGCCTGCGGCTTACTTTATCCCGTCATCTATCCATCAGTGCCGGAATCAATGCCATGTTCCTGGGCAGCGAACTGAGTTACCCGCACACAGCATGCCTTTCTCCAGATGACTTCATCCAATGTTTGCCGCACCCTCGCCCAACACTTTCCCAACTGGATTCGGGAAGTGTTGGATGATATCATCATTGGCGCAGGTTATCTGACTGGCCGCGTCAGAAGATCAGTTCGCTCACATTGATATAGATCAAGTCCCCATAAGTGAAGGGCTGGTCGATCTCCAGGCCATAGGCGTCGATCTTCACCTTGCCGTTCACCTCATATTCGATCTCGCCTTTGAAAGCGCCTTTCACGGCATTGACGATGGCCTTCCAGTTGTTGATCTTGAAGGTCATGCTGCCTTCCCGGGAATAGACCCTTTCGTCAAATTCCAGAGGCTGCAAGATCTCCCCCGTGCCCGCTTCCCTGCCTCCGATGGAGATGGTGGAGGGAAAACTTTTCAATTTGAACTGGAGCCCGTAGGGATTGAGGATCAGAAAATCCACCGCGATCTGGCTTTGGGCCAGGCGCACTTGTTTGACGTAGCTGCGTTTGATCTGGAAAATGTCCTGCCCGTCGGCTTTGAATCCGGAGACCACCTTTTCCAGTTGTTCTTTGATGTCGATCTCATAAGGCTCTTCGAAGCTGAATTTCTTGCTCACGCCCAAAACCTTGCCCGATCCTTCGCCGGAGATGTAGACAAAGACCTTCTGGTCGGAGTGGTTGACCATTTTGACCGTGGGCCGGGTATCCAGGGAAATATGGAAATCAAGCGCGTTGGAGCGCTTTTTGGGGATCTCCACGGCCTTTTTCAGTTCCACGGAGCCGATCCGTTCCCGGGTCCTGTTCAGCAGATTGACCTCCAGTTCTTTCAGGATCAGCGTGTAGCAATTGGAATTGTTGACGCTGATGGACACTTCCAGATTGGTCTTGTCCGGATCTATGGAGAGCACCTTGACGTCGTGGACCTTCTCCAGGGTGGGGGTCTTGAAGAGTTTGCAGGAACTCAGGCCGATCAGCGCGAGGCCGATCAGCAGGCATTTTAACGCTATTCTCATGAGATACCTCAATGTTTTATCCTATGGATTGTTTCACTATCACGGCACACAACTCAGCCCCAGACGCGGAACCAGGTCTCCAGGGCAAAGACGTTGAAGATCATTTCGGCCTGGGAATCGTCGCCCCGCAGGTATTTCTGCCAGTTAGCGCCAATCCGGGGCAGGTCCCAGATCCCGCGGCGGCGGAATTCAGCCGAGGCAAACATCGCTTCCACCTCTTTCTGCATGCCTCCGCGCAGCCACAAAGCGTGAAAAGGAGAGCCAAAGACGGATTTTCCCTGTCTGGCAAAGACCTCCGCGGGCACGATATCCCGCATGGCCTGGCGGTGCACGTGTTTGCCCGTCGCGTGGCTGATCTTGTAATGGGAGGGAAGGGAGAAGGCCAGCTCCGCCAGTTCGTGGTCCAAAAAAGGCACCCGGCTTTCGATCGAGGCGGCCATGGACATCCGGTCCTCCCAATGCAGCAAAGTGGGCAGGGAGGTGCTATAAACAGCGTTGTAAAGGAAATTGGAGAGTTTTCCGCCCTTCGTATCGGCCACTCCGGCGAGGATGGCCTCGCTCAGCGAAGTCCGGCAGCGTTGGGTGAAATCGCGGTTGAAGGGTTCGAAGCGCAGATATTTGAATTCCAGATCGTAGAGCCGGGATTCGGGCAACAGGGTCGCGAGCAGGCTCTTCGTCAGGCCGGACAAGCCTTTTCCTGCTCCCTGGGTTTTCAAGAAAGCACCGATCTCGGCCCCCAGGTTTTTCAGTTCGCCTTTCCGGAGCAGTTCGGCCAGATACCTGTATTGGGCGTGTTTGTAGCCGGCCGTGAGCTCATCGCTGCCCTGTCCATCCAGCAGCACCTTGATCCCTTTTTGCTGGGCCAGCTTCATCACTCCGTATTGGGCGGCAAATCCGGCTCCCACAGGCAGATCGTTGTACCAGGTGGCATCTTCAAACCAAGCCAGGGCGTCCTCCACTCCCGGCGAGGTCAGATGCGATGCACAGCCGCATTGAGATGCCACCGCGGCGATCCAGCGCCTTTCGTCCAGGGCGGGGACCTCGGCGAAGAAGGAGGAAAAGGTTTGCAGAGGCTTGGCAGCAAGCTTCGAGGCCGCGCAGACTATGGCTGAGGAATCCAGGCCTCCGCTTAAGCAGGCGCCCACCTCCACGTCCGAGCGGAGCTGCAGTTTCACCGCCCTTTCGAACAAATCCCGGTATCTTTCGACCGCGTCGGTAATAGTCAAACCGCTGGAGCCAAAGGTGTCCGGATCGAGGCGATGGTAGCAGCTTCGGATGATGCTTCCATCCTGGATGATGAGGTTGTGGCCGGCTGGCAGAGCATTGATGTTTCGCCAAAACGTTTCCTCGCCATAAACCTGCAGTGAATTGATCTTCATGGAGCGCCAGAGCATCGGCTCGTTGAGGCTTTTGTCCACTCCGGTGAGCAGGAGTTGTTTAATTTCCGAGCCAAAATAGAGAACGCGGTCGTGAACGCAGTAGTAGAATGGTTTAACGCCAAAGCGGTCGCGGGAGCAGAAGAGCTTCCGCCCGTCCCAGATCGCCAGGGCCCAGATCCCGTTGAAGCGTTCCAAACAGCCTTCGCCCCAAGCGTGATAGGCCTTGAGGATGACCTCGGTGTCGGAGCCGGTTGTGAAAGCGTAGCCGGCCAGGGTCAGCTCATCGCGCAGCTCGAGGTAGTTGTAGATCTCGCCATTGAAGACGATAGCCAGGCCCAATTCCGGATCGTACATCGGCTGATGCCCGCCCTCGCTTGTGTCCAGGATGGCCAGGCGCCGGAAGCCCAGACCCAGATTGGTTTTAAGCCCGGGGTCAAGTTGCGGATGGAGCCTCCTGACCGCTTCCGATGAGGCCTTCCCGCTGAACTGCAGGCCAGTCCATGTTTTGGAGTTCCAGAGGAAATAGCCCTCGTCATCCGGCCCGCGATGGCTGACGGCCAGAGTCATTCTGGCCAAGAGGACCGTATCAACCTTGCTGCCGTTTTCCAGACTTATTATTCCTGATATTCCGCACATGATGGGGAATCAGATATCTGAGGCTGTCCTTTAGGTCAAGCACTTTCTCTGGCCGGCCCAAAAATCAGTTGACAATATCATCCCTGTTGGGATGGTGTAAACAATAAATTTTTAGGAGTATCCACATGGAAGGAAAGAAGCACTACCTCGAGGCGGCCAAACGGGCAATGGATTGGCACGCCAACTATCGCAAACAGATGCGCGACTGCAGGTTCGACACCATCGCGGTGCACGGGATCTACTCGATGCAGGAATCCCTGGATTACAATCAGGGCTCGATCATGGAGCCGATGTACCTTTCAGCTTCACAAGCCTACCGTGATTCTGACGAGATGGAACTGGGCCTCGGCTATCAGATCCCGACCTGGTGTTATTCCCGTATCGCCAACCCCAGCATGTATTACCTGGAAGGGCTTCTGGCGCTTCTGGAGGAATACCACAGTGGCGTGGAAGCATCCTGCCTGGCGACGACGTCAGGAATGTCCGCCATCCGCACCGCCGTTGAAGAGTTTCTCCATCCCGATCCCCACCATCCTGAACGGCCGATAAATTTCGTCGCAACCTCACAGGTCTACGGCGGCACTTATCAACTCTTTTCCGTGCGCAAGGACCAGGAAAGCCGCTGTGAATGGCGCAAGGTCATCAATTCAGCCGACCTCGGCGAATGGGAGTCCCTGATCGATGAGAACACCCGGTTCCTCTATGGCGAAATGCCCAGCAACCCCACCCTGGCCTTCTTTGACCTGAAGAAAGTGGCTGACCTCGCGCATAAATATGGAATTCCCTTTATTGTCGATTCCACCGTGGCCAC from Candidatus Syntrophosphaera sp. includes these protein-coding regions:
- the trmD gene encoding tRNA (guanosine(37)-N1)-methyltransferase TrmD, with translation MKIEVLSLFPGAFAGFLKSSMVARAIARKALEVRITDFRNYAGNKHNQVDDYAFGGFPGMVIQAQPVYESLKELLDESWAPVVYFTPQGRKLEQPDLEYYAGLPRVILLCGHYKELDQRLRDIAVCDELSLGDYVLSGGEIPAMAFIDGVARLQPGVLGDINSAGSDSFSAEQEGLGFPCYTRPETWMEQTVPPVLREGNHKKIDQWANDQARRLTRTRRPDLKK
- a CDS encoding PRC-barrel domain-containing protein, with amino-acid sequence MKFSDLTGIGRLGGPDGEGFYQVLVKPRYRSVFAAAEDVFLIFNSDRVFYVTISERDISDRKIRVKFAEDGIAEERKKHREVILAIENPNAGGEDPEPVIGYTVVFQNREVGKVTDYFHNNAQYVLVVEAQGGKEILIPWVDYFVADIVHDPGVVVLVNAASLLFGDS
- a CDS encoding KH domain-containing protein, whose amino-acid sequence is MKDLIEFMVKALVDDPSEVNITEIAGDKITLYELRVAKSDIGKVIGKRGRTAGAIRTIINAVSTKQGKRAELEIIE
- the rpsP gene encoding 30S ribosomal protein S16, with the translated sequence MMVKLRLRRMGANNQPFYRIVAMDSRKSRDGEYIECIGWYDPKPTPSKIQIEKDRALYWLGVGAQPSDTVRSLLRKAGILQLRHEQKIEKRAEAEAVRPEPNADNS
- the asnB gene encoding asparagine synthase (glutamine-hydrolyzing), with the translated sequence MCGISGIISLENGSKVDTVLLARMTLAVSHRGPDDEGYFLWNSKTWTGLQFSGKASSEAVRRLHPQLDPGLKTNLGLGFRRLAILDTSEGGHQPMYDPELGLAIVFNGEIYNYLELRDELTLAGYAFTTGSDTEVILKAYHAWGEGCLERFNGIWALAIWDGRKLFCSRDRFGVKPFYYCVHDRVLYFGSEIKQLLLTGVDKSLNEPMLWRSMKINSLQVYGEETFWRNINALPAGHNLIIQDGSIIRSCYHRLDPDTFGSSGLTITDAVERYRDLFERAVKLQLRSDVEVGACLSGGLDSSAIVCAASKLAAKPLQTFSSFFAEVPALDERRWIAAVASQCGCASHLTSPGVEDALAWFEDATWYNDLPVGAGFAAQYGVMKLAQQKGIKVLLDGQGSDELTAGYKHAQYRYLAELLRKGELKNLGAEIGAFLKTQGAGKGLSGLTKSLLATLLPESRLYDLEFKYLRFEPFNRDFTQRCRTSLSEAILAGVADTKGGKLSNFLYNAVYSTSLPTLLHWEDRMSMAASIESRVPFLDHELAELAFSLPSHYKISHATGKHVHRQAMRDIVPAEVFARQGKSVFGSPFHALWLRGGMQKEVEAMFASAEFRRRGIWDLPRIGANWQKYLRGDDSQAEMIFNVFALETWFRVWG